A single window of Vibrio gazogenes DNA harbors:
- the rng gene encoding ribonuclease G: MSAELLLNVTPSESRVAMIEGGVLQEIHIERDAKRGIVGNIYKGKVSRVLPGMQAAFVDIGLDKAAFLHASDIVPHTECVAENEKQQFQVRDISELVRQGQDIVVQVVKDPLGTKGARLTTDITLPSRYLVFMPGASHVGVSQRIESESERERLKNIVANYCDELGGFIIRTAAEGADEKELSQDAAFLKRLWSKIIERRAKYKTRTTLYGELGLSQRILRDFVGTDLTKVLVDSRLEFENLKEFTSEYVPELTEKLVLYEGDKPIFDMYDTENEIQRSLERKVELKSGGYLIIDQTEAMTTIDINTGAFVGRRNLEETIFNTNIEATQAIARQLRLRNLGGIIIIDFIDMVSEEHRTRVLTSLETALSKDRVKTNINGFTHLGLVEMTRKRTRESIEHVLCSTCPTCEGRGQVKTVETVCFEILREITRVNRAYDADNFVVYASPAVADSLQGDESHALAELEVFIGKQVRIQAEHLYVQEQFDVVMM, encoded by the coding sequence ATGAGTGCAGAGTTGTTGTTGAATGTAACTCCGAGTGAGAGTCGCGTGGCGATGATAGAGGGTGGCGTCCTTCAGGAAATCCATATCGAGCGGGATGCGAAACGCGGTATCGTCGGAAATATCTATAAAGGAAAAGTGAGTCGGGTGTTACCCGGTATGCAGGCTGCATTTGTTGATATCGGTCTGGATAAGGCCGCTTTTCTTCATGCTTCGGATATTGTTCCTCACACTGAGTGTGTGGCGGAAAATGAAAAGCAGCAGTTTCAGGTGCGCGATATCTCTGAACTTGTCCGTCAGGGACAAGATATCGTCGTACAGGTTGTCAAAGATCCGCTCGGTACGAAAGGCGCCCGCCTGACGACGGATATTACGTTACCTTCCCGCTATCTGGTTTTCATGCCCGGGGCCAGTCATGTCGGTGTTTCCCAACGAATTGAAAGTGAGAGTGAAAGAGAACGTCTCAAGAATATCGTCGCTAATTATTGTGATGAACTGGGCGGCTTTATTATCCGGACTGCGGCAGAAGGTGCGGATGAGAAAGAACTCTCTCAGGATGCCGCTTTTCTCAAGCGCTTGTGGAGCAAGATTATCGAGCGGCGGGCAAAGTATAAAACGCGTACTACCCTTTATGGCGAACTGGGGTTGTCACAACGAATTCTCAGAGATTTTGTCGGAACCGATTTAACCAAAGTGTTAGTGGACTCGCGTCTGGAGTTTGAAAACCTCAAAGAATTCACGTCTGAATATGTGCCGGAACTGACTGAGAAACTGGTGTTGTATGAAGGCGATAAACCTATCTTTGATATGTATGATACAGAGAATGAAATCCAGCGTTCTCTGGAGCGTAAGGTTGAGCTGAAATCCGGCGGCTATCTGATTATCGACCAAACAGAAGCCATGACCACCATTGATATTAATACCGGTGCGTTTGTTGGCCGTCGCAATCTGGAAGAGACGATTTTCAACACCAATATAGAAGCAACCCAGGCGATCGCCCGTCAACTTCGGCTGCGCAATCTGGGGGGCATCATTATTATTGATTTTATTGATATGGTCTCGGAAGAACACCGGACCCGCGTGCTGACCTCCTTAGAAACTGCACTGAGTAAAGATCGTGTTAAAACCAATATCAATGGCTTCACGCATTTGGGATTGGTCGAGATGACACGTAAGAGAACACGGGAAAGTATTGAACATGTATTGTGTTCGACTTGTCCAACATGTGAAGGACGTGGACAAGTCAAAACTGTTGAAACCGTTTGTTTTGAAATTTTGCGTGAAATTACCCGGGTTAACCGTGCCTATGATGCCGATAACTTTGTCGTCTATGCTTCGCCGGCGGTTGCGGATTCTTTACAGGGTGATGAATCGCATGCATTGGCCGAGCTTGAGGTCTTTATCGGCAAACAGGTACGGATTCAAGCGGAACATTTGTATGTCCAGGAACAGTTTGATGTTGTCATGATGTGA